A single region of the Polyodon spathula isolate WHYD16114869_AA chromosome 5, ASM1765450v1, whole genome shotgun sequence genome encodes:
- the LOC121315335 gene encoding POU domain, class 3, transcription factor 2-like: protein MATTASNHYNILTSSSSIVHSEPGSMQQGTAYRDAQTLLQSDYTLQSNGHPLSHAHQWITALSHGDGATWSTSPLSQQDIKPTVQTVRDDLHNSGGLQHQARPPHLVHQPHGNHHDARTWRTTTAAHIPSMATSNGQSLIYSQPGFSVNDMIQGTGQGMHHHGLRDSHEEHHSPHLSDHGHQQPQHQHQQHQSHHDHSDEDTPTSDDLEQFAKQFKQRRIKLGFTQADVGLALGTLYGNVFSQTTICRFEALQLSFKNMCKLKPLLNKWLEEADSTSGSPTSLDKIAAQGRKRKKRTSIEVSVKGALESHFLKCPKPAAPEITSLADSLQLEKEVVRVWFCNRRQKEKRMTPPGGTLPGTEDVYGDTPPHHGVQTPVQ from the coding sequence ATGGCGACCACAGCGTCTAATCATTACAATATTCTCACCTCCAGCTCCTCGATCGTGCACTCGGAGCCCGGGAGCATGCAGCAAGGGACGGCTTACAGAGATGCACAAACACTATTGCAAAGCGATTATACATTGCAGAGCAATGGGCATCCTCTCAGCCACGCTCACCAGTGGATAACAGCTCTGTCACACGGCGACGGGGCTACCTGGTCCACCAGCCCCCTGAGCCAGCAGGACATCAAACCCACAGTGCAAACCGTCAGGGACGATCTGCACAATTCAGGCGGCTTGCAGCATCAGGCAAGACCGCCTCATCTGGTGCACCAGCCGCATGGGAACCATCATGATGCAAGGACATGGAGGACTACCACAGCAGCTCACATCCCTAGCATGGCAACATCTAACGGACAGAGCTTAATCTACTCACAACCCGGGTTCAGTGTTAACGACATGATTCAGGGGACAGGTCAAGGGATGCACCACCACGGTCTAAGAGATTCCCACGAAGAGCATCACAGCCCGCATCTCAGTGACCATGGGCACCAGCAGCCACAGCATCAGCACCAACAGCATCAGAGCCACCACGACCATTCGGATGAGGATACCCCAACCTCGGACGACTTAGAACAGTTCGCCAAGCAGTTCAAGCAGAGGAGAATCAAGCTGGGGTTTACCCAGGCGGACGTTGGACTAGCCTTAGGTACGCTTTATGGTAATGTATTTTCACAGACCACGATCTGCAGGTTCGAGGCCCTGCAGCTCAGCTTCAAGAACATGTGTAAACTCAAGCCTCTGTTGAACAAGTGGTTGGAGGAAGCCGATTCCACTTCTGGGAGCCCCACCAGCCTAGATAAGATAGCAGCGCAGGGGAGAAAGAGGAAAAAGCGGACCTCTATCGAGGTAAGCGTGAAGGGGGCTTTGGAGAGCCATTTCTTAAAGTGCCCAAAGCCTGCAGCCCCGGAAATCACTTCACTAGCAGACAGTCTTCAGCTGGAGAAGGAGGTGGTCAGGGTTTGGTTTTGTAACAGAAGACAGAAGGAGAAAAGGATGACTCCTCCCGGGGGAACTCTCCCCGGCACCGAGGATGTTTACGGGGACACCCCGCCACATCACGGGGTTCAGACTCCTGTACAATGA